In the Candidatus Electrothrix sp. GW3-4 genome, one interval contains:
- a CDS encoding response regulator transcription factor: MKSYRIIIADDHSLIRQGIKAMIGQEPGLQVIAEAADGQELLDILEEVRPDMVILDISMPRVSGIEAVGQINGLYPEVQILVLTMHANAQYCYHAISAGAHGYLLKDDSDTELLPAIQQIRQGEDYMSPQLASEISKEIRDPKNRLSKREKEVLDLVVKGLTSKQIGESLCLSPRTVGHHRSSLLKKFNMKNSVDLVNYVIKNSLIVR, from the coding sequence ATGAAATCATATCGTATCATTATCGCAGATGACCACAGCCTGATCAGGCAGGGGATAAAGGCCATGATTGGCCAGGAACCTGGCTTGCAAGTGATTGCAGAGGCGGCTGACGGTCAGGAGCTTTTGGATATCCTGGAAGAGGTCCGGCCGGATATGGTGATACTTGATATCTCTATGCCGCGGGTCAGCGGGATTGAGGCGGTGGGGCAAATTAACGGGTTATATCCCGAGGTGCAGATTTTGGTTTTGACCATGCATGCCAATGCCCAGTACTGTTATCATGCTATCTCTGCGGGGGCACACGGATATCTGCTCAAGGATGATTCTGACACGGAACTCTTGCCAGCTATTCAACAGATACGGCAAGGAGAGGACTATATGAGTCCTCAATTGGCTTCAGAGATTTCTAAAGAAATTCGTGATCCAAAAAATCGGTTAAGCAAGAGAGAAAAGGAGGTATTGGATCTGGTGGTGAAAGGATTGACCAGTAAACAGATCGGAGAGAGCCTGTGTCTCAGTCCAAGAACCGTTGGTCACCATCGTTCAAGCCTTCTGAAGAAGTTTAATATGAAGAATAGCGTTGATTTGGTCAATTATGTTATAAAAAATTCTCTCATTGTTCGTTGA
- a CDS encoding DUF559 domain-containing protein codes for MADQGEVLIALLNNKRDFSIVRDQNWYRIPVSSAHKWLKNRWPPQWIAFYQTKIFGPEAYSISYYTKVIQVRKVYRQELFPSELPNRKSNQQYYQLILNPLQKLPKPILSRRRRRIIFIPTTWYKFIHASEINDLYDDSPLEDSLWAELKRRKIPAERQEFVKVDKQNYALDFAVYCSNAKIDIETDGDSWHTNRTAEDNRRNNALEAAGWKVLRFTTQQVQEKMESYCIRNITETINNAGGVDEGKMVARKINPKANSAYQLSLFDSF; via the coding sequence ATGGCTGATCAAGGTGAAGTCTTAATTGCTCTTCTCAATAATAAAAGGGATTTCTCCATCGTGCGCGATCAAAATTGGTATCGAATCCCCGTCAGCAGTGCGCATAAATGGCTGAAGAATCGTTGGCCACCGCAGTGGATAGCCTTCTATCAAACCAAAATCTTCGGGCCGGAAGCCTACTCAATCAGTTATTACACGAAAGTCATTCAAGTTCGCAAGGTCTATAGACAAGAACTCTTCCCCAGTGAGCTGCCTAATCGCAAAAGCAACCAGCAATATTATCAGCTCATCCTGAACCCGTTGCAGAAATTACCGAAACCAATACTCAGTCGAAGACGACGCAGAATAATTTTTATCCCGACAACATGGTATAAATTTATCCATGCGTCTGAAATTAATGATCTGTACGATGATAGCCCGTTGGAAGACAGTCTGTGGGCGGAATTAAAACGCCGCAAAATTCCTGCTGAACGACAGGAATTCGTCAAGGTTGATAAACAGAATTATGCTTTAGATTTCGCGGTCTATTGCTCCAACGCAAAAATAGATATTGAAACTGACGGTGACAGCTGGCACACAAACAGAACCGCTGAGGATAACCGTCGTAATAATGCCTTGGAAGCGGCAGGTTGGAAAGTACTACGATTTACAACTCAGCAAGTTCAGGAAAAAATGGAGAGCTATTGTATCCGCAATATCACGGAAACCATCAATAATGCTGGAGGCGTGGATGAAGGCAAGATGGTTGCACGAAAAATCAACCCAAAAGCAAACAGTGCGTACCAGTTATCACTGTTCGACAGTTTTTAA
- a CDS encoding addiction module antidote protein: MSKKRKVADLPDFDPAKFLQDDEDIAAYLTIVIGENDPSLLAAALGDIARAKGMSEIAQSTGITREALYKALRPNAKPRFDTINRVCAALGVRLVAQPARSQ, translated from the coding sequence ATGAGCAAAAAAAGAAAGGTTGCCGATCTGCCTGATTTTGATCCGGCAAAATTCCTGCAAGACGATGAAGATATTGCCGCTTACCTCACGATTGTCATCGGAGAAAACGACCCATCCCTTTTGGCTGCTGCTTTGGGGGATATCGCACGGGCCAAAGGAATGAGCGAAATAGCGCAATCCACAGGCATAACCCGTGAAGCCTTGTATAAAGCGCTTAGGCCGAATGCCAAGCCACGATTCGACACAATCAACCGAGTATGTGCAGCCCTTGGAGTTCGTTTGGTGGCCCAACCTGCTCGTTCTCAGTGA
- a CDS encoding PIN domain-containing protein produces the protein METTDDRRRVFVDTNILIYASNSGSPFHQFARDAIKGLEEENAELFINRQVLREYLATMTRPDMLTEELPRESVIEAIRHFEEDFTVFNDTPGVTEQLLELAETISVSGKQIHDANIVATMLVNDVHELLTHNVSDFKRFSTDIEVVPLVA, from the coding sequence ATGGAGACGACGGACGATAGACGCAGAGTCTTTGTTGATACGAATATTCTGATCTATGCGAGCAACAGCGGGTCGCCGTTCCACCAGTTTGCGCGTGATGCGATCAAAGGGCTTGAAGAGGAAAATGCCGAACTATTCATCAATCGTCAGGTCTTGCGGGAATACCTTGCAACAATGACTCGCCCTGATATGCTCACGGAAGAGTTGCCCAGAGAGTCGGTCATCGAAGCGATCAGACATTTTGAAGAAGATTTTACCGTGTTCAATGATACTCCCGGAGTGACCGAGCAACTGCTTGAGCTGGCAGAAACTATCTCGGTAAGCGGCAAACAAATTCATGATGCGAATATTGTTGCAACCATGCTGGTCAACGACGTTCATGAGCTGCTTACTCATAATGTCAGTGATTTTAAACGATTCAGCACGGATATTGAAGTTGTTCCTCTGGTTGCCTGA
- a CDS encoding cold shock domain-containing protein: MDLKVEARNLDMRNGWQEKIEEEREKLIRHYANLVLHLRVTIAATPGYKEGGYEISLVASVPNDTVVVKRWGEKVHPLLVESFDVLGLQLKDIVQKKHNHKHQVSPKTQGGVPGGDARGTVQRMFAEYGFIMTHDNQEVFFHANALKDVSMDDLEEGAAVSLAMEDGIKGLQAVWVKSA; the protein is encoded by the coding sequence ATGGATCTAAAAGTTGAAGCCAGAAATCTTGACATGCGCAACGGCTGGCAGGAAAAAATAGAAGAAGAACGAGAAAAACTTATCCGCCATTATGCCAACTTGGTTCTTCACCTTCGCGTTACCATTGCAGCTACTCCAGGCTATAAAGAAGGGGGATACGAAATCAGCTTGGTTGCCTCTGTACCAAACGATACTGTTGTCGTCAAACGCTGGGGCGAAAAAGTACATCCCTTATTGGTTGAGAGCTTTGATGTCCTCGGGCTCCAATTAAAGGATATTGTCCAGAAAAAGCATAACCACAAGCATCAGGTCAGCCCCAAAACCCAAGGCGGCGTTCCAGGTGGCGATGCCCGGGGCACAGTCCAGCGCATGTTTGCCGAATACGGCTTCATTATGACCCATGATAATCAGGAAGTCTTTTTTCATGCCAATGCATTGAAAGATGTCTCCATGGACGACCTTGAGGAAGGAGCTGCTGTGAGCCTTGCTATGGAAGATGGCATTAAAGGATTACAGGCAGTATGGGTGAAATCCGCCTGA
- the nadA gene encoding quinolinate synthase NadA gives MSFAQQPDIGSTYQGMQQEELVERIAARKKELAQDLLILSHHYQHDSLYQFADLTGDSLKLAADAAQIKDKTFLIFCGVHFMAEAADILSAEHQQVLLPHLDAGCPMADMSTRAAVEAAWNELSTATGIAEDAITPVTYVNSSADVKSFVGEKGGASCTSSNAERVLEWALSQGKLVFFFPDQHLGRNASYALGLSEEQVVLWRRGEPLGGCSQEALRQAKVVLWDGYCEVHMRSFPEHVHAWRAQDPQATVMVHPECRNEVVRLADMSGSTEAIISAVAASKAGSHWVIGTEINLVDRLTKQYPDKTIHSLTPACLCPTMSAVKPANLLWVLDNLAKGKVVNQIQVPQAIAAQARSCLDRMLSI, from the coding sequence ATGTCATTTGCCCAACAGCCAGATATCGGATCTACATACCAGGGAATGCAGCAAGAAGAGCTTGTTGAACGCATTGCAGCCCGAAAAAAAGAGCTCGCTCAGGACCTTCTCATTCTCAGCCATCATTACCAGCATGATTCTTTGTACCAATTTGCTGATCTCACCGGTGACTCCTTAAAACTGGCCGCAGACGCCGCGCAGATCAAAGATAAAACATTTCTCATCTTTTGCGGGGTGCATTTCATGGCCGAAGCCGCAGATATTCTCTCTGCCGAACACCAGCAGGTCCTTCTCCCGCATCTTGATGCCGGTTGCCCTATGGCGGATATGTCTACCAGGGCTGCGGTTGAGGCAGCATGGAACGAACTCAGCACCGCTACCGGGATAGCAGAGGACGCCATCACACCGGTGACCTATGTGAATTCCTCAGCAGACGTGAAAAGCTTTGTCGGAGAAAAGGGCGGCGCCTCCTGTACCTCATCAAATGCGGAAAGGGTTCTTGAATGGGCCCTCTCCCAAGGAAAACTGGTTTTCTTTTTTCCAGACCAGCATCTCGGACGCAATGCCTCATATGCCTTAGGCCTCTCTGAAGAACAGGTTGTGCTCTGGCGACGCGGCGAGCCTCTGGGCGGATGCAGCCAAGAGGCGCTCAGGCAGGCAAAGGTCGTTCTTTGGGACGGGTATTGCGAGGTCCATATGCGGAGCTTTCCTGAACATGTCCATGCCTGGCGCGCTCAAGATCCCCAGGCAACCGTGATGGTCCACCCGGAATGCCGTAACGAGGTCGTGCGCCTGGCAGATATGTCTGGCTCAACAGAGGCTATTATTTCCGCTGTGGCTGCCAGCAAAGCGGGCAGTCACTGGGTTATCGGCACAGAAATCAACCTCGTGGATCGCCTGACCAAGCAATATCCTGACAAAACCATTCACTCCTTGACCCCGGCCTGCCTTTGTCCGACCATGTCAGCGGTCAAGCCAGCCAATCTCCTCTGGGTGCTGGATAATCTGGCTAAAGGAAAGGTTGTTAATCAAATCCAGGTCCCTCAGGCAATAGCTGCACAGGCCAGAAGCTGTCTGGACAGAATGCTGTCAATCTGA
- the hemH gene encoding ferrochelatase — MAQKIGVLLLNMGGPEKQEDVRPFLYNLFSDRQIIRLGPALLQKPIAAMIARRRAPVSRANYQKIGGGSPLPRITAAQAQALEQILADDGVFIVRSCMRYWHPFADAVLQEMVAVGVTKLIALPLYPHYCRATTGSSFLDLRQHNEKLGLDLPVREIRSWPAEPEYIHVLVSRIREGLALFAAEEQGAVQLVYSAHSLPKKFIEQGDPYVEELKRTIEALEKQLGRQGRLCFQSRSGPVEWLGPSTPDMLKQLAEEGWKNILMVPLAFVSDHIETLYEIDMLYREQAAELGMRLESSRGLNDDPQFTKALRTLVLRAVDEEHNS; from the coding sequence ATGGCGCAAAAGATCGGTGTGTTGTTGTTGAATATGGGAGGGCCGGAAAAACAAGAGGATGTTCGTCCTTTTCTCTATAATCTCTTCTCTGACCGACAGATTATCCGTCTTGGTCCGGCTCTGCTGCAGAAGCCCATTGCCGCAATGATCGCTCGCAGACGTGCCCCGGTCAGCAGGGCGAATTATCAGAAGATTGGAGGGGGATCACCGCTTCCCCGTATAACCGCTGCGCAGGCACAGGCCTTGGAACAGATCCTGGCGGATGACGGGGTGTTTATCGTCCGTTCCTGCATGCGTTATTGGCATCCCTTTGCCGATGCTGTCTTGCAAGAAATGGTTGCTGTCGGAGTAACCAAGTTGATTGCTTTGCCCCTGTATCCTCATTATTGTCGGGCGACAACGGGTTCGTCTTTTTTAGATCTCAGGCAGCATAACGAAAAGCTTGGTTTGGACCTGCCCGTACGGGAAATCCGTTCCTGGCCTGCTGAACCGGAATATATCCATGTCCTGGTTTCCCGTATCCGGGAAGGATTAGCCTTGTTCGCCGCCGAGGAGCAAGGGGCTGTGCAGTTGGTCTACAGTGCCCATAGTTTGCCCAAAAAATTTATTGAGCAGGGCGATCCCTATGTAGAGGAGCTCAAGCGCACCATAGAAGCGCTTGAAAAACAGCTTGGTCGCCAGGGAAGGCTTTGTTTTCAAAGCCGCAGTGGCCCGGTGGAGTGGCTGGGACCCAGTACGCCAGATATGCTGAAGCAGCTGGCTGAAGAGGGGTGGAAGAATATTCTCATGGTCCCCCTTGCCTTTGTCTCTGATCATATCGAGACCTTGTATGAAATCGATATGCTGTACAGGGAGCAGGCGGCAGAGCTGGGGATGCGACTGGAATCAAGCCGAGGGCTGAATGATGATCCGCAATTTACCAAGGCCTTGCGGACCCTGGTTTTGCGTGCAGTGGATGAAGAACATAACAGCTGA
- the lgt gene encoding prolipoprotein diacylglyceryl transferase, with protein MLTFPQIDPILFSLGPFHVRWYGLMYIIGFVACYLLVSYQAKKFKWDRLIEHLDNLNIAIIAGVILGGRLGYVLFYNLPYFLQHPLEIFATWQGGMSFHGGALGVLIALTIYSRRHDLDPWKIIDMYTVTAPIGVGFGRLGNFINGELFGRTTDLPWGMVFPYGGPLPRHPSQLYEAFLEGVVIFIVLWLLKGKPWQADQEGKQLSRWPHGSMTALAMILYGCFRFLVEFVREPDAHLGTVFLGMTMGQVLSAVLVGMGVILWMLRRRKAAGTS; from the coding sequence ATGCTCACCTTCCCTCAAATCGACCCCATCCTTTTCTCTCTCGGCCCTTTCCATGTCCGCTGGTACGGCCTGATGTACATCATCGGTTTTGTTGCCTGCTATCTCCTGGTCAGTTATCAGGCCAAGAAATTCAAGTGGGACCGATTGATTGAGCACCTGGACAACCTCAATATCGCCATCATCGCTGGCGTTATTCTCGGCGGGCGCCTAGGCTATGTCCTGTTCTACAATCTCCCCTATTTCCTCCAGCATCCCCTGGAAATCTTTGCCACCTGGCAGGGCGGCATGTCCTTTCATGGTGGTGCCCTGGGCGTGCTCATCGCCCTGACTATCTATAGCAGACGGCATGACCTTGATCCCTGGAAGATTATAGATATGTACACGGTTACCGCGCCCATCGGAGTTGGCTTTGGCAGGCTCGGCAATTTCATCAACGGGGAACTGTTCGGCAGGACAACAGATCTGCCTTGGGGAATGGTCTTTCCCTATGGCGGCCCCCTACCCAGGCATCCTTCCCAGCTCTATGAGGCCTTTCTTGAAGGGGTGGTGATTTTTATCGTGCTCTGGTTGCTGAAAGGAAAACCTTGGCAGGCGGATCAGGAGGGAAAACAGCTCTCCCGCTGGCCGCACGGCTCCATGACCGCCTTGGCCATGATCCTCTATGGTTGCTTTCGCTTCCTGGTTGAGTTTGTCCGCGAACCAGATGCCCATCTGGGCACGGTTTTCCTGGGCATGACAATGGGGCAGGTGCTGAGTGCAGTGTTGGTCGGCATGGGAGTTATTCTCTGGATGCTACGAAGAAGAAAGGCGGCTGGTACATCCTGA
- a CDS encoding super-infection exclusion protein B has product MINNILNALEWLRKIPPGFLLALSVVLALLLFLPIEIAETLAIKEFRDSYRTFLGPSFLVVISFFITNVLLSVNNIRRKKATLRKRRLQLHSLTAEEKGHLAQFIKHGNNTIHVHMGDVVLQVDWRQRGLSIVQVI; this is encoded by the coding sequence ATGATTAATAACATTTTAAATGCACTGGAATGGCTGAGGAAAATACCTCCGGGATTTCTTCTTGCCTTGTCAGTTGTTCTAGCACTACTTCTCTTTCTGCCAATTGAGATTGCTGAAACCCTAGCTATCAAGGAGTTTCGTGATTCCTACAGGACGTTTCTCGGTCCGTCCTTCTTGGTTGTGATTAGCTTTTTCATCACTAACGTGCTTCTGTCAGTAAATAATATTCGGAGAAAAAAAGCGACTCTAAGGAAACGGCGATTACAGCTCCATAGCTTAACAGCAGAAGAAAAGGGACATTTGGCCCAATTTATCAAGCATGGAAACAATACAATCCATGTTCATATGGGTGATGTGGTGTTGCAGGTGGACTGGAGGCAAAGGGGATTGTCTATCGTTCAAGTAATTTAG
- a CDS encoding exodeoxyribonuclease III — MLHEADADIFAVQEIKAMPDQLPDEVKNIPGYMAYWYPAQKKGYSGTAVFTRKEPKDVMYGMGKEEFDREGRVLTLEFDDFYFITAYFPNAQHGLKRLQYKIDFNREMLCYMDMLARKKSVVLCGDLNVAHKEIDLANPQANGKNPGFSPEERAWMDEVIGAGYVDTFRLFHQEPEQYTWWSYRFHARVKNIGWRIDYFVVDPASRDRVRSAAIHDDVLGSDHCPISIEFT; from the coding sequence GTGCTGCACGAAGCTGATGCAGATATTTTTGCCGTGCAGGAGATCAAGGCCATGCCCGACCAACTTCCTGATGAGGTGAAGAATATCCCAGGCTATATGGCGTATTGGTATCCGGCGCAGAAAAAAGGCTATTCTGGAACCGCTGTTTTTACCAGAAAGGAGCCGAAAGATGTTATGTACGGCATGGGGAAGGAAGAGTTTGATCGGGAAGGCAGGGTCCTGACCTTGGAATTTGATGATTTTTATTTTATCACGGCCTATTTCCCTAACGCCCAGCATGGGTTAAAGCGCCTCCAGTATAAAATTGACTTTAATAGGGAAATGCTGTGCTATATGGATATGTTGGCGCGAAAAAAATCCGTAGTGCTCTGCGGTGATCTGAATGTTGCCCATAAGGAGATCGACCTTGCCAACCCTCAGGCCAATGGAAAAAATCCCGGCTTCAGCCCGGAAGAAAGGGCCTGGATGGATGAGGTCATCGGGGCTGGTTATGTTGATACCTTTCGTCTCTTCCACCAGGAACCGGAACAATATACCTGGTGGAGCTATCGTTTTCATGCGCGGGTCAAGAATATTGGCTGGCGTATAGATTATTTTGTGGTGGATCCTGCCAGTCGGGATCGGGTGCGTTCTGCTGCTATTCATGATGATGTGCTCGGCTCGGACCATTGTCCGATCAGCATTGAATTTACTTGA
- a CDS encoding nucleotidyltransferase domain-containing protein, producing MTSNHAIPPEIAQEISRRLAEAEREHKVRILYCCESGSRAWGFASPDSDYDVRFIYVHEEDWYLSFDIERRRDVIEYSIVDEIDCSGWDLRKALYLFTRTNGALLEWLNSPIHYIERGNFAAKLRDLAPRAINNVALCYHYSHMARRNAREYLFRDKVKLKKYFYVLRPLLAIRYIEEGRGIPPVEFEHLVESVAPSDIRQGIASLLAAKRVTPELGLGDPIPEINTFISTETERHGTAFHGQGRPDINERVEVAEELNALFRETIKGEHKGSHPTERY from the coding sequence ATGACCTCCAACCACGCAATCCCCCCTGAGATCGCCCAGGAAATCTCCCGTCGTCTCGCCGAGGCTGAGCGCGAGCACAAGGTCCGCATTCTCTATTGCTGCGAATCCGGCTCCCGGGCCTGGGGCTTTGCCTCGCCGGATTCCGATTATGATGTGCGCTTCATCTATGTCCACGAGGAAGACTGGTATCTCTCCTTTGACATAGAGCGGCGGCGGGACGTGATTGAGTATTCCATCGTCGATGAAATTGACTGCTCCGGCTGGGATCTGCGCAAGGCCCTCTATCTGTTCACCCGTACAAACGGCGCCTTATTGGAATGGCTCAACAGCCCTATCCACTATATTGAGCGAGGAAATTTCGCGGCAAAACTCCGCGATCTCGCCCCACGGGCAATCAACAACGTGGCCCTCTGCTACCATTACAGCCATATGGCCCGGAGAAACGCCCGCGAGTACCTCTTTCGTGACAAGGTCAAGCTCAAGAAGTACTTTTACGTGTTGCGTCCGCTGCTTGCGATACGCTACATTGAGGAGGGCAGGGGGATTCCGCCGGTAGAGTTCGAGCACCTCGTGGAGTCGGTTGCTCCTTCAGATATTCGCCAAGGTATCGCCAGCCTGCTTGCGGCAAAACGGGTGACCCCGGAACTTGGTCTTGGCGATCCGATCCCTGAAATCAATACCTTTATCAGCACTGAGACGGAACGACACGGCACAGCCTTTCATGGGCAAGGGCGTCCTGACATCAACGAGCGTGTTGAGGTCGCTGAAGAGCTGAATGCCCTCTTTCGTGAGACGATCAAGGGCGAACACAAGGGTTCGCACCCTACAGAACGATACTGA
- a CDS encoding DUF2062 domain-containing protein, with product MKLNPRRASRYYYLRFLRLQDVPSSLALGSALGASIAITPTLPLHTICIVGLTLLLRVNTIAALIAGTIVSNPLTFAAQYYLSWKIGSILLPGRLDWEQLHEVLVLVRQSSFLEGIKTMGQLGFDAMLVLQTGGLVLAIPLGIITYLITIRFFTRLQQKKQQKHLLNK from the coding sequence GTGAAACTGAATCCTCGGCGGGCAAGCCGATATTATTATCTCCGTTTTCTCCGCCTCCAAGACGTACCTTCTTCTCTGGCTCTCGGCTCAGCCCTGGGGGCCTCCATTGCCATCACCCCCACCCTTCCCCTGCATACCATATGCATCGTCGGGCTGACGCTGCTGCTCCGGGTCAACACGATTGCCGCCCTCATAGCGGGAACCATCGTCAGTAACCCCCTCACCTTTGCTGCCCAATACTATCTCTCCTGGAAGATCGGCAGCATCCTGCTGCCGGGCAGGCTGGATTGGGAACAACTGCATGAGGTCTTAGTCCTGGTCCGACAGTCGTCATTCCTTGAGGGAATAAAGACAATGGGACAGTTGGGTTTTGATGCCATGCTGGTCCTCCAGACAGGAGGACTTGTCCTGGCTATCCCCCTTGGCATCATCACCTATCTGATCACAATTCGCTTCTTCACCCGCCTGCAGCAGAAAAAACAGCAAAAACACCTCCTGAACAAGTAG
- the pal gene encoding peptidoglycan-associated lipoprotein Pal: MNTFMPRMLLLACISLSLILSGCGPKEIEPYQAATEETKPEMATTYPLSYDTLQEEQGSIDEENMASLAEDLPLPEEDDNTPIIEALDAGSGVGEQQLGFGKPDNESTTYKKEHGRSSVQLRPVYFDFDKSNIRNNQIIFIEHNGEYLKSNVASKVLIEGNCDEQGTNEYNLALGERRAMNARKYLIKLGVDSSRIRTISYGEERPLFTGSEESDYAYNRRADFVLE; encoded by the coding sequence ATGAATACCTTCATGCCCCGCATGCTTTTGTTAGCCTGCATATCATTGTCTCTCATCCTGTCTGGCTGCGGCCCGAAGGAAATCGAACCGTATCAGGCCGCGACAGAGGAGACCAAACCCGAGATGGCAACAACTTACCCCCTCAGTTATGACACTCTTCAGGAAGAACAGGGGTCTATAGATGAAGAAAACATGGCCTCCTTGGCAGAAGATCTTCCCCTGCCAGAAGAGGACGATAATACTCCGATCATAGAAGCCCTTGACGCAGGCAGCGGGGTAGGAGAACAACAACTGGGTTTTGGCAAGCCCGACAATGAATCAACGACGTACAAGAAAGAGCACGGTCGGTCCTCAGTCCAGCTGAGACCCGTTTACTTTGATTTTGATAAATCCAATATCCGCAACAACCAGATTATCTTTATTGAGCATAACGGCGAATACCTGAAGAGCAATGTGGCCAGCAAGGTCCTCATTGAAGGAAACTGCGATGAACAGGGGACTAATGAGTACAACTTGGCCTTGGGCGAACGACGGGCGATGAATGCCCGAAAATATCTGATAAAGCTCGGGGTTGACAGCTCCAGAATCAGGACGATTTCCTATGGCGAAGAACGCCCGCTTTTCACCGGTTCCGAGGAATCAGATTACGCCTATAATCGAAGAGCTGATTTTGTCCTTGAATAG
- a CDS encoding HU family DNA-binding protein — protein MNKLDLVTTLAQSANISKADAERGLVGLLQTMRGAIEEGERINLVGFGSFSVIDRAPRVGRNPKTGEQVRIPSRRSVKFCPGQALKEIIF, from the coding sequence ATGAACAAGCTTGATCTCGTAACGACACTTGCTCAGTCCGCAAATATCAGTAAAGCAGACGCCGAACGCGGGCTGGTTGGCTTACTGCAAACGATGAGGGGGGCTATTGAGGAGGGCGAGCGTATAAATCTCGTCGGCTTTGGCAGCTTTTCTGTTATTGATCGAGCGCCACGCGTGGGACGCAATCCAAAGACCGGTGAACAGGTTCGAATTCCCTCTCGACGAAGTGTTAAATTCTGTCCCGGACAAGCGCTTAAAGAGATAATTTTTTAA
- the nth gene encoding endonuclease III: MKRDVFPIETVIATLEQEVVDYAVPVVDLIAAQTKDPLKVLLATILSARTKDEVTAAAAKRLFARADSLEALEDLSLEELEKIFYPVGFFRNKARYLAELPAVLKKEFNGQVPDTVEELVKLPGVGRKTANLVVAVAFHKPAICVDTHVHRIMNIWGYVQTTTPLQTEMALREKLPEKYWMTINSLLVAFGQGTCKPRAPHCDRCVLATDCPQLGVTPARERKQRRRAQRYRNSFPGMSTGCELF; the protein is encoded by the coding sequence ATGAAAAGAGACGTTTTTCCGATAGAGACTGTCATAGCGACGCTGGAACAGGAGGTTGTAGATTACGCAGTACCGGTTGTTGACCTGATTGCTGCGCAGACAAAAGATCCGCTCAAGGTCCTGCTGGCGACTATATTGTCGGCCCGGACCAAAGATGAAGTCACTGCTGCAGCGGCAAAACGGCTCTTTGCCAGGGCAGACTCACTAGAGGCCCTTGAAGACCTTTCCTTAGAAGAGCTGGAAAAGATATTCTATCCTGTGGGATTCTTTCGGAACAAGGCGAGATATCTTGCAGAGCTACCTGCTGTTCTAAAAAAAGAATTTAATGGGCAGGTTCCTGATACGGTTGAGGAGCTGGTGAAGTTGCCCGGCGTGGGAAGAAAAACAGCGAATCTGGTGGTGGCTGTGGCCTTTCATAAACCAGCCATCTGCGTGGATACCCATGTCCACCGGATTATGAATATTTGGGGATATGTTCAGACCACGACTCCCCTGCAAACAGAGATGGCCCTGCGGGAGAAGTTGCCTGAGAAGTACTGGATGACCATCAATTCTTTGTTGGTTGCCTTTGGTCAGGGTACCTGTAAACCCCGTGCGCCCCATTGCGATCGTTGTGTGCTGGCAACAGACTGTCCGCAGCTCGGCGTTACCCCCGCAAGAGAGCGCAAGCAGAGAAGAAGGGCCCAGCGGTACCGAAATTCGTTTCCTGGAATGTCAACGGGCTGCGAGCTGTTTTAA